The following are encoded together in the Thermothelomyces thermophilus ATCC 42464 chromosome 3, complete sequence genome:
- a CDS encoding methyltransferase-like protein (AWS[smart00570], associated with SET domains. WW[pfam00397], WW domain. 2 of SET[pfam00856], SET domains and COG2940[COG2940], Proteins containing SET domain): MEGSNRASGVVAGPETEERQKSNGLGTRMEEMGGSATPNGSRTDTRASSMSPDDAKPSADSISTPENGTAPKLSRKSSQKMARSPPPLFDHLPDATEEACSTFQVINDCLYGSRNMGSSDHDALDCDCAEDWHDGQNHACGEDSDCINRATKIECVSGDCNCGEGCQNQRFQRKQYAKVSVIKTEKKGFGLRADTDLQANDFVYEYVGEVINEPTFRSRMVKYDREGIKHFYFMSLTKNEFVDATKKGNLGRFCNHSCNPNCYVDKWVVGEKLRMGIFAGRAIRAGEELVFNYNVDRYGADPQPCYCGEPNCVGFIGGKTQTERATKLPLATIEALGIDDGDSWDTTVAKKPRKKKAHEGDEEYVNSLQPRALDEDGVTKVMAALMQCKEKWIAVKLLSRLQATEDDHLRHRVVRMHGYQILKSTLNTFKDDMNVVLQILDILYQLPRITKNKISDSKIEGAVQPLVSAPHEEVALAAKRLLDEWSKLETAYRIPRKKHDHAGPVVISSFEEERRNKDRDEPAKPVDPLANVVIPTGPRSSIPQRNANYFTGQRPRKPPTNLPAGWFVTTDKTGRYYFYDVNGKTQWQRPLTPAIEIPKASAKAQQDQKTLQNIIDSLTKEPTPRHSTGHTPQRSTTPATEPKKEKWRSLPIEKQMKIYENTLFPHVKHVVDKFHGKLPKEELKKFAREVNKKLVASDYKNNRVEDPTSVTPKVAKKVRKYTYDFFERAAVKYAEYEKKKKEARSTGQPVAGTSSHPGDADSSVATPAKDDTAASDAEGDAPSPGSSAGRKRKREDDDDGDQAESPEAPPSETQSVKRAKEDEAGADVETPTAIPSPPTPPPPPMETPLTEEERSMREQEEALMRENEEAQRLEDEAAQAAEYGKQQRGSANGEAGTGVLVNGVATAASPSTGTNGRGTEVGADVEMEIDEPPQQDAGNQQQQQRAVLSH; encoded by the exons ATGGAAGGAAGCAATCGTGCTTCGGGGGTAGTGGCGGGCCCGGAGACCGAGGAGAGGCAAAAATCCAACGGGCTCGGGACAAGAATGGAGGAAATGGGCGGTTCAGCCACCCCAAACGGCTCCAGAACCGATACACGGGCGTCCAGCATGTCGCCTGACGACGCAAAACCAAGTGCCGACAGCATATCGACCCCGGAGAACGGCACAGCACCAAAGCTGTCAAGGAAGTCCTCGCAGAAGATGGCCAGGAGTCCTCCGCCACTGTTCGACCATCTTCCGGATGCCACCGAGGAGGCGTGCAGTACATTTCAGGTCATAAACGATTGTCTCTATGGCTCTAGGAACATGGGGTCGTCGGATCACGACGCGCTGGATTGCGACTGTGCTGAAGACTGGC ACGACGGCCAGAATCACGCCTGCGGTGAAGACTCGGACTGCATCAATCGGGCGACCAAAATCGAGTGCGTGAGTGGCGATTGCAATTGCGGGGAGGGTTGCCAGAACCAGCGGTTCCAGCGCAAGCAGTATGCCAAGGTCTCGGTCATCAAGACGGAGAAAAAAGGCTTCGGCCTGCGAGCGGATACGGATCTCCAGGCCAACGACTTCGTCTACGAGTACGTCGGTGAGGTCATCAACGAGCCAACGTTCCGCAGCCGGATGGTCAAATACGACAGGGAGGGCATCAAGCACTTCTACTTCATGTCGCTAACCAAGAACGAGTTCGTCGACGCCACCAAGAAGGGGAACCTGGGCAGGTTTTGCAACCATTCGTGTAATCCCAATTGCTATGTGGACAAGTGGGTGGTGGGCGAAAAGCTGCGCATGGGCATCTTTGCCGGCCGCGCGATCCGGGCGGGCGAGGAGTTGGTCTTCAACTACAACGTCGACCGGTACGGCGCCGATCCGCAACCCTGCTACTGCGGCGAGCCGAACTGTGTGGGCTTCATCGGCGGTAAGACGCAGACAGAGCGCGCGACCAAATTGCCGCTCGCGACCATCGAGGCGCTCGGCATCGACGATGGCGACAGCTGGGACACGACGGTTGCCAAGAAGCCCCGCAAGAAGAAGGCCCATGAGGGGGATGAGGAGTACGTCAACAGCCTCCAGCCCCGCGCCctggacgaggacggcgtCACCAAGGTCATGGCCGCCCTCATGCAATGCAAGGAGAAATGGATTGCCGTCAAGCTTCTCTCGCGCCTTCAGGCCACCGAGGATGATCATCTCCGCCATAGAGTGGTGAGGATGCACGGGTACCAGATCCTGAAGAGCACGCTCAACACGTTCAAAGACGACATGAACGTTGTGCTGCAAATCCTCGACATCCTCTACCAGCTTCCCCGGATCACGAAAAACAAAATCTCGGATTCCAAGATCGAGGGAGCGGTGCAGCCTCTCGTCTCGGCTCCACACGAAGAGGTTGCCCTCGCTGCGAAGCGGCTACTGGACGAATGGAGCAAGCTGGAGACGGCCTACCGGATCCCGCGCAAAAAGCACGACCATGCTGGCCCAGTTGTCATCAGCTCGTTCGAGGAAGAGCGTCGCAACAAGGATCGCGATGAGCCGGCTAAGCCTGTCGACCCCTTAGCCAACGTTGTGATTCCAACTGGACCCCGCAGCAGCATCCCGCAGCGCAACGCCAATTATTTCACCGGGCAACGGCCCCGGAAACCGCCCACCAACCTGCCGGCTGGCTGGTTTGTCACCACGGACAAGACTGGCCGCTACTACTTCTACGACGTCAACGGCAAGACACAGTGGCAGCGACCTCTCACCCCTGCGATTGAGATTCCGAAGGCGTCCGCCAAGGCGCAGCAAGACCAAAAGACTTTGCAAAACATCATCGATAGCTTGACCAAGGAGCCGACGCCACGGCACTCGACGGGTCATACACCACAACGGTCTACCACGCCGGCGACCGAGCCcaagaaggagaagtggcGTTCTCTGCCCATCGAGAAACAGATGAAGATATACGAAAACACG CTCTTTCCACACGTCAAGCACGTGGTGGACAAGTTCCATGGCAAGCTGCCGAAGGAGGAGCTGAAGAAGTTTGCCCGGGAGGTCAACAAGAAGCTTGTCGCCTCGGACTACAAGAACAACCGGGTCGAGGACCCGACATCCGTCACACCCAAGGTGGCGAAGAAGGTCCGGAAGTATACCTACGACTTCTTCGAGCGCGCCGCCGTCAAGTATGCCGAGtacgagaagaagaagaaggaggctcGGAGCACCGGCCAGCCAGTAGCGGGGACGTCATCACATCCGGGCGACGCGGACAGCTCCGTTGCCACCCCTGCCAAGGACGACACAGCTGCGTCTGACGCCGAAGGCGACGCTCCCAGCCCAGGCAGCTCGGCGGGGCGCAAGCGCAAACGGgaagatgacgacgacggggaCCAGGCTGAGTCGCCCGAGGCCCCGCCATCCGAGACACAATCCGTGAAGCGCGCcaaggaggacgaggccgGTGCCGATGTCGAAACCCCGACCGCTATCCCGAGCCCGCCCACACCACCTCCCCCGCCAATGGAAACCCCACTGACCGAAGAGGAGCGGTCGATGCGCGAGCAGGAGGAAGCCCTGATGCGCGAGAACGAAGAGGCTCAGCGGCTGGAGGACGAGGCGGCACAGGCCGCAGAGTACGGTAAACAACAGCGTGGCAGCGCGAATGGCGAGGCAGGCACGGGCGTGTTGGTGAACGGAGTGGCAacggcggcgtcgccgtcAACGGGCACTAACGGGAGAGGAACGGAAGTTGGTGCGGATGTCGAGATGGAGATTGACGAGCCGCCGCAACAAGACGCGGGaaaccagcagcagcagcagcgggcaGTACTGAGTCACTGA